A region from the Streptosporangium sp. NBC_01756 genome encodes:
- a CDS encoding helix-turn-helix domain-containing protein, with amino-acid sequence MVRLPLTPAEVERGQRLGALLRRARGERSMLETALDARVSPETLRKIESGRVATPAFSTIAAIADVLGLSLDVVWAEINQPELRGWPVRRGERSDTGMR; translated from the coding sequence ATGGTCAGGTTGCCGCTCACACCCGCAGAGGTCGAGCGCGGACAGCGCCTCGGCGCCTTGTTACGTCGTGCCAGGGGAGAGCGCTCGATGCTCGAGACCGCGCTCGATGCACGTGTCTCACCGGAGACCCTCCGGAAGATCGAGTCGGGCCGCGTAGCGACCCCTGCCTTTTCGACCATCGCGGCGATCGCCGATGTCCTCGGCCTCTCCCTCGATGTGGTGTGGGCCGAGATCAACCAGCCCGAACTACGGGGTTGGCCGGTGAGGCGCGGCGAACGCTCCGATACGGGAATGCGGTGA
- a CDS encoding transglycosylase domain-containing protein, protein MAQLPQPGPGRRRSGPGGSAGPGGTGGRSRSWRSGDRRQNNLGGGQGGRRGLGGPGGPGDGGGDGRQGRPDEDDGRPRRTGWKRFIPSWKIVVLGFTVLVVGLFSMIMVAYANTPLPLGTQQHAVEQGSIIYYRDGRTEIARLGTKREIVPISKIPPHVQDAFIAAENRTFRTDPGFSVSGIMRAVWSTATGQQVQGGSTITQEMARGYYDGLSQERTFQRKVKEIFVAIRAGKEMPKDQILANYLNTIYFGRGANGIQAAAQAFFDKDVDKLTPAEGAYLAGRIQSPDAFDRAEAEKDWAPTRERFAYAIDGMAVVDPAKYGQLPRTAKFPKLARLDKKETLKGINGYMVDIVQRELEKRGITKESLRSGGYRVTTTFDKKLMQAAKKAVETNLAAVHDKHIRANMAAVDPRNGRVIAFYSGHDYLKSFTNNAFDAYKQAASAFKPYVLAAWLENGYSLKSYVSGNGPVTLPGTKPIGNSHNLGAAVQIDRATAESVNTAFATMAQEVSLKEVERIAEGAGIDKKDLEQAIKDHAYGMSIGAGLVTPVGQAAGYGIFANGGVHYDAHVVVSVKTSKGLTVMEETGQPKTVISPDTAADATYAMQQVVKYGTAAGTSLPDGRPIAGKTGTNNENKEAWFVGYAPQLSAAVGMYKEVPQIDPKTRKVIRDANGYSLLKEVSLGNIEGAGTPTKIWRDFMTIAMAGKPIEPFPAPVFGGQAHDLVQKPAPKPTRDPFEDNDDDVSSDPACSADPACSSGDPDDGDGDLGTDDDPFENGGDETLNDNGDPSGTNGTTSDGARPFGGG, encoded by the coding sequence ATGGCCCAGCTCCCGCAGCCAGGTCCCGGCCGGCGCAGGAGCGGCCCCGGTGGCTCAGCAGGTCCGGGCGGTACGGGAGGCCGCTCCAGGTCATGGAGATCCGGCGACCGGCGACAGAACAACCTCGGTGGCGGCCAAGGCGGTCGCAGGGGGCTGGGCGGGCCCGGCGGACCGGGCGACGGCGGTGGCGACGGCCGGCAAGGGCGGCCGGACGAGGACGACGGCCGCCCGCGCCGTACCGGCTGGAAGCGCTTCATCCCCAGCTGGAAGATCGTGGTCCTCGGCTTCACGGTCCTGGTGGTGGGTCTCTTCAGCATGATCATGGTGGCGTACGCCAACACCCCGCTGCCTCTGGGGACCCAGCAGCACGCCGTCGAGCAGGGCAGCATCATCTATTACCGGGACGGCAGAACCGAGATCGCGCGACTCGGCACCAAGCGCGAGATCGTCCCGATCTCCAAGATCCCGCCGCATGTTCAGGACGCCTTCATCGCCGCGGAGAACCGCACGTTCCGCACCGACCCGGGCTTCTCGGTGTCGGGCATCATGCGAGCGGTGTGGAGCACGGCGACCGGCCAGCAGGTCCAGGGCGGCTCGACGATCACGCAGGAGATGGCGCGGGGTTATTACGACGGCCTCAGCCAGGAGCGGACATTCCAGCGGAAGGTCAAAGAGATCTTCGTGGCGATCCGCGCCGGTAAGGAGATGCCGAAGGATCAGATTCTGGCCAACTATCTCAACACGATCTACTTCGGCCGTGGTGCGAACGGCATCCAGGCCGCCGCTCAGGCGTTCTTCGACAAGGACGTGGACAAGCTGACCCCTGCCGAGGGGGCCTACCTGGCGGGTCGGATCCAGAGCCCGGACGCGTTCGATCGGGCGGAGGCGGAGAAGGACTGGGCACCGACCCGGGAGCGGTTCGCCTACGCCATCGACGGCATGGCGGTCGTCGACCCGGCCAAGTACGGGCAACTGCCCAGAACGGCGAAGTTCCCCAAGCTCGCCAGGCTGGACAAGAAAGAGACCCTCAAAGGCATCAACGGTTACATGGTCGACATCGTCCAGCGCGAGCTGGAGAAGCGGGGGATCACCAAGGAGAGCCTGCGCAGCGGTGGTTACCGCGTCACGACGACGTTCGACAAGAAGCTGATGCAGGCCGCGAAGAAGGCGGTCGAGACCAACCTCGCCGCCGTCCACGACAAGCACATCCGCGCGAACATGGCCGCCGTGGACCCGCGCAACGGGCGGGTGATCGCGTTCTACAGCGGCCACGATTACCTGAAGAGCTTCACCAACAACGCCTTCGACGCCTACAAACAGGCCGCGTCGGCCTTCAAGCCGTACGTGCTGGCCGCCTGGCTCGAGAACGGCTACAGCCTCAAGAGCTACGTGTCCGGCAACGGACCGGTCACCCTGCCGGGCACCAAGCCGATCGGCAACTCGCACAACCTGGGCGCGGCCGTGCAGATCGACCGGGCCACCGCCGAGTCGGTGAACACGGCGTTCGCCACGATGGCGCAGGAGGTCAGCCTGAAGGAGGTCGAGAGGATCGCCGAGGGCGCCGGGATCGACAAGAAGGATCTGGAGCAGGCCATCAAGGACCACGCCTACGGCATGTCCATCGGCGCCGGCCTGGTCACCCCGGTCGGGCAGGCCGCCGGGTACGGCATCTTCGCCAACGGCGGCGTCCACTATGACGCGCACGTGGTCGTCTCGGTAAAGACGTCCAAGGGGCTGACCGTCATGGAGGAGACCGGCCAGCCCAAAACGGTCATCAGCCCGGACACCGCAGCCGACGCCACGTACGCGATGCAGCAGGTGGTCAAGTACGGCACCGCCGCGGGCACCTCGCTGCCCGATGGGCGTCCGATCGCCGGCAAGACCGGCACCAACAACGAGAACAAGGAGGCCTGGTTCGTCGGCTACGCTCCCCAGCTCTCCGCGGCCGTCGGGATGTACAAGGAGGTCCCGCAGATCGACCCGAAGACCAGGAAGGTCATCAGGGACGCCAACGGCTACTCCCTGCTCAAGGAGGTCTCCCTCGGGAACATCGAGGGCGCCGGTACGCCCACCAAGATCTGGCGTGACTTCATGACGATCGCCATGGCGGGCAAGCCGATCGAGCCGTTCCCGGCGCCCGTCTTCGGCGGTCAGGCGCACGACCTGGTGCAGAAACCGGCGCCCAAGCCGACCCGGGACCCGTTCGAGGACAACGACGACGACGTCAGCAGCGACCCGGCCTGCTCCGCCGACCCTGCCTGCAGCAGCGGTGATCCGGACGACGGCGACGGCGACCTCGGCACGGACGACGACCCGTTCGAGAACGGCGGAGATGAAACGCTGAACGACAACGGCGATCCCAGCGGGACCAACGGCACCACCTCTGACGGCGCCCGGCCCTTCGGGGGCGGATAG
- a CDS encoding NAD(P)/FAD-dependent oxidoreductase — protein MPHRIIVLGAGYTGAIAAGRLAKRLRREDVAITLVNAEPDFVERVRMHQLAAGQDLKPRPFDEMFAGTGVEPRLAKVTGVDVDRRTVAVVDANGAGELPYDTLVYALGSGWNSQGVSGTAEHAYEIASRPGALRLRERLARLDAGQTVVVVGGGLTGLEAATEIAEARPDLDVALAARGGLGDWLSPKGRGHLRKVFGKLGITVHEHAAVTGVEADRVATADGRAIPAAVTVWTTGFAVHPIAKATALEVTGTGQIVVDGTMRSVSHPDVYAVGDAAMVMGPGDKPLRMSCASGTPTAWQAADAIAAHLTGGKLPNTSIRYFNQCISLGRKEGLIQYVTADDRAVQAVLTGRLAAVYKELICKGAAWGVANPTLGLPTRRRRVTRERVAAGSAVKSPA, from the coding sequence ATGCCGCACCGCATCATCGTCCTCGGAGCCGGATACACCGGAGCCATCGCCGCCGGCCGCCTCGCCAAGCGGCTCCGCCGCGAGGACGTCGCCATCACCCTCGTCAACGCCGAGCCCGACTTCGTGGAACGCGTCCGCATGCACCAGCTGGCGGCCGGCCAGGACCTCAAGCCCCGGCCGTTCGACGAGATGTTCGCGGGCACCGGCGTCGAACCGAGGCTCGCGAAGGTCACCGGCGTCGACGTCGACCGCAGGACCGTCGCCGTCGTCGACGCGAACGGTGCCGGAGAACTCCCCTACGACACGCTCGTCTACGCCCTCGGCAGCGGCTGGAACAGCCAAGGCGTCTCCGGGACCGCCGAGCACGCCTATGAGATCGCCAGCCGCCCCGGAGCACTCCGGCTGCGTGAGCGCCTGGCCCGCCTCGACGCCGGGCAGACCGTGGTCGTCGTCGGCGGCGGCCTCACCGGTCTGGAGGCTGCGACCGAGATCGCCGAGGCCCGCCCGGACCTCGACGTCGCCCTCGCCGCCCGCGGCGGCCTCGGCGACTGGCTCTCGCCCAAGGGCCGCGGGCACCTGCGGAAGGTCTTCGGCAAGCTCGGGATCACCGTGCACGAGCACGCCGCCGTCACCGGTGTCGAAGCCGACCGCGTCGCCACCGCCGACGGCAGGGCCATCCCGGCCGCGGTCACCGTGTGGACCACCGGCTTCGCGGTCCACCCGATCGCGAAGGCGACCGCCCTGGAGGTCACCGGCACCGGCCAGATCGTGGTCGACGGGACCATGCGCTCGGTCTCGCACCCGGACGTGTACGCCGTCGGCGACGCAGCCATGGTGATGGGCCCCGGAGACAAGCCGCTGCGGATGTCGTGCGCCTCGGGAACTCCGACCGCGTGGCAGGCCGCCGACGCGATCGCGGCGCACCTGACCGGCGGGAAGCTCCCGAACACGTCGATCCGCTACTTCAACCAGTGCATCTCGCTGGGCCGCAAGGAGGGTTTGATCCAGTACGTCACCGCCGACGACCGCGCCGTGCAGGCGGTCCTGACCGGACGGCTCGCCGCCGTCTACAAGGAGCTGATCTGCAAAGGCGCCGCCTGGGGCGTCGCCAACCCGACACTCGGACTGCCGACCCGGCGCCGCCGCGTCACGCGGGAGCGGGTCGCGGCGGGCTCGGCCGTCAAGTCGCCGGCGTAG
- the map gene encoding type I methionyl aminopeptidase, with product MIEILHPTELARAKEAGALVADILQTLKSRSTVGTNLLDIDRWAEAMIVEAGALSCYVDYEPSFGRGPFGHYICTSVNDAVLHGLPYDYTLADGDLLSLDLAVSKGGVVADSAISFIVGDARPPESVAMISATERALYAGIAAAGPGARIGDISHAIGSTLSEAGYRINTEFGGHGVGSTMHQDPHVSNTGQPGRGYRLRPGLLLALEPWVMADTAKLVTDADGWTLRSATGCRTAHSEHTIAITSDGAEILTLPKHAQP from the coding sequence ATGATCGAGATCTTGCACCCCACCGAACTGGCCCGGGCAAAGGAGGCAGGTGCCCTGGTCGCCGACATTTTGCAGACCCTGAAGAGCCGTAGCACGGTCGGCACGAACCTCCTGGACATCGACCGGTGGGCCGAGGCCATGATCGTCGAGGCTGGGGCACTGTCCTGCTACGTCGACTACGAGCCGTCCTTCGGACGCGGGCCGTTCGGCCACTACATCTGCACGTCCGTCAACGACGCCGTGCTCCACGGACTGCCGTACGACTACACGCTTGCCGATGGCGATCTGCTGTCACTCGACCTCGCCGTCTCCAAAGGCGGAGTCGTCGCAGACTCCGCCATCAGCTTCATCGTGGGCGACGCGAGGCCCCCGGAGAGCGTCGCGATGATCAGCGCGACCGAGCGCGCGCTGTACGCGGGGATAGCCGCGGCCGGCCCCGGGGCTCGCATCGGCGACATCTCCCACGCCATCGGCTCGACCCTCTCCGAAGCGGGGTATCGGATCAACACCGAGTTCGGCGGCCATGGCGTCGGATCGACGATGCACCAGGACCCGCACGTCTCGAACACCGGACAGCCCGGCCGTGGATACAGACTGCGCCCTGGGCTGCTGCTCGCACTGGAACCATGGGTCATGGCGGACACCGCCAAGCTCGTCACCGATGCCGATGGCTGGACACTCCGAAGCGCGACAGGCTGCCGGACCGCACACAGTGAGCACACGATCGCCATCACCAGCGACGGAGCCGAAATCCTCACCTTGCCGAAGCACGCGCAGCCGTGA
- a CDS encoding RNA polymerase sigma-70 factor — protein MPLTANDVDRFEASRPRLEAIAYRLLGSAGEAEDAVQETFLRWQAADVDRIEVPEAWLTKVLTNLCLNQLTSARARRETYVGQWLPEPLLAGDPMLGPADTAEQRDSVSYAVLTLMERLSPNERAVYMLREAFDYPHREIAEILDITEAASQQIFHRAKKHVADGRARTEIDEAAARRIVEEFLAAATSGQTEPLVRLLTKDAVSIGDGGGKVPARAKAFEGAVAVAKFLRGLFKPGEAKRALVGGAPEVYVWTANGDPAVVAVVAGQVVGVMCLEVTAEGIAAFRNQVNPDKLERATAHWAAADHGEPLFHAF, from the coding sequence ATGCCCTTGACCGCGAACGACGTCGACCGGTTCGAAGCCTCCAGGCCGCGCCTGGAGGCCATCGCCTACCGGCTCCTCGGCTCCGCCGGGGAGGCCGAGGACGCCGTGCAGGAGACGTTCCTGCGCTGGCAGGCCGCCGACGTCGACCGCATCGAGGTCCCCGAGGCCTGGCTGACGAAGGTCCTCACCAACCTGTGTCTCAACCAGCTCACCTCCGCGCGGGCGCGCCGCGAGACCTATGTGGGCCAATGGCTTCCCGAGCCACTGCTCGCCGGCGACCCGATGCTCGGCCCGGCCGACACCGCCGAGCAGCGCGACTCGGTCTCGTATGCGGTCCTCACCCTCATGGAGCGCCTCTCCCCCAACGAGCGGGCGGTGTACATGCTGCGGGAGGCCTTCGACTACCCGCACCGGGAGATCGCCGAGATCCTCGACATCACCGAGGCCGCCAGCCAGCAGATCTTCCACCGCGCCAAGAAGCACGTCGCGGACGGCAGGGCCCGCACCGAGATCGACGAGGCCGCCGCCCGGCGGATCGTCGAGGAGTTCCTGGCGGCCGCCACCAGCGGCCAGACCGAGCCGCTGGTGCGCCTGCTCACCAAGGACGCCGTCTCGATCGGCGACGGCGGCGGGAAGGTCCCGGCCCGCGCCAAGGCGTTCGAGGGCGCCGTCGCGGTCGCGAAGTTCCTGCGGGGTCTGTTCAAACCCGGCGAGGCCAAGCGCGCCCTGGTCGGCGGCGCGCCCGAGGTCTACGTCTGGACCGCCAACGGCGACCCCGCCGTCGTGGCCGTCGTGGCCGGTCAGGTCGTCGGCGTCATGTGCCTGGAGGTCACCGCCGAGGGCATCGCCGCGTTCCGCAACCAGGTCAACCCCGACAAGCTCGAACGCGCGACCGCGCACTGGGCGGCCGCCGACCACGGGGAGCCCCTGTTCCACGCCTTCTAG